A window of Acropora muricata isolate sample 2 chromosome 6, ASM3666990v1, whole genome shotgun sequence genomic DNA:
GTCAGCCTACAGAGAcaaatttttgaaagaaaataagatTTTCCATCGTCATATCGGAACAAAGATTATGAAATATTCTCGACTAAATGCAACTAAAGATGATCTTGAAACTGGTCGGGGAGTCACTTTTGCGGAATTTACAAATTACATTGTCGAAACACAGCATCTTGATGAACACTGGCTTCCGCTTGATCAGCTTTGTCATCCGTGTGCCATTAATTATGACTTCATTGGACATTATGAAAGTCTATCACAGGAGGCCCGTTATTTGTTAAGAAAAGCGGACATAGACGACCGCTTGTCCTTTCCCCCATTCCATGCATCCAATACAACGGCAGAGCTGCTAGATTATTattcaaagatttcaaatcAGAGAATTTCCCAATTAGCAAAAATTTACGAGAGTGATTTTGAGATGTTTGGATATTCTTTCCCCGGAAAGTTAAGCCCCCTTTTTAATCGATCCAATTGACAAACAAAGTGGCAGAATGTGTCGTCTACTGCCAAGGTCCCCAACAACCATTCTTTTTGGCAGTTTTTCTTGCTTGGGGATCAGATGGCTTGTTCAGCGGTCTTACCATACCTCTTGCGTAATTGGCTATTTTCTCTTTAAACTTTGCCACGACATCTGGACGCGTGCCACTCAGATCAATGCGCTCGTTGGGGTCCGCGGTTATGTTGTAAAGAGCCACTTCAATT
This region includes:
- the LOC136920726 gene encoding carbohydrate sulfotransferase 11-like; translated protein: MYLIHCFFSLVLFCLIVICLQSFHSNRELQRNSKVKFSGGSPSISQRIELQVKRRRKMVQDYCKRYKRNDTIIGKDLRYHLVFQSQKVIYCFAPKVASTQWKKQLCVLNEDNQTCTNGLVDKFKRLNQYHPQEALQMLNNYFTFLFVREPLERLLSAYRDKFLKENKIFHRHIGTKIMKYSRLNATKDDLETGRGVTFAEFTNYIVETQHLDEHWLPLDQLCHPCAINYDFIGHYESLSQEARYLLRKADIDDRLSFPPFHASNTTAELLDYYSKISNQRISQLAKIYESDFEMFGYSFPGKLSPLFNRSN